The following proteins come from a genomic window of Metarhizium brunneum chromosome 2, complete sequence:
- the psoC_0 gene encoding Methyltransferase psoC, protein MDNFMNMTKKAGHTAELQRLVDLHAVFLDAMDGKLVLAPINLQEPGKRILDSGTADGIWLRDVRSPLSVQHEYFGSDIEPELFPETPDGITYFKHSFKDPWPEHLLNSLDLVHIRGSLAGSAPGKPIEVVKNLISMVKPGGWVQLMEMNAFQPPKGTLGPAMTDFAKMTSEVWTAIGVGNFANEMKHILEEAGLKNVQERRILCDIGKLAKPEMRARSANGITGPVAPLTAVARSVSTSFSAEQLDALPGRVKAELENEGARIEEIVVWGQLV, encoded by the exons ATGGACAACTTTATGAATATGACCAAGAAAGCCGGCCACACGGCCGAGCTGCAGCGCCTTGTTGATCTCCACGCTGTTTTCCTGGATGCCATGGATGGCAAGCTCGTCTTAGCCCCCATTAACCTCCAGGAGCCGGGAAAGAGAATACTGGATTCTGGCACCGCCGATG GCATCTGGCTCCGTGATGTGCGCAGTCCGCTCTCAGTACAACATGAGTACTTTGGCAGTGACATCGAGCCTGAGCTCTTCCCCGAGACGCCAGACGGCATCACATACTTCAAGCATTCTTTCAAGGACCCATGGCCAGAGCATCTCTTGAACTCACTGGACCTCGTGCACATACGAGGTAGTCTCGCCGGCTCTGCTCCGGGCAAACCCATTGAGGTTGTGAAGAACCTCATTTCCATGGTAAAACCCGGCGGCTGGGTTCAGCTCATGGAAATGAACGCCTTCCAGCCGCCAAAGGGGACTCTGGGACCCGCGATGACTGACTTCGCCAAGATGACCTCGGAAGTTTGGACAGCCATTGGCGTCGGTAACTTCGCGAATGAGATGAAGCACATTCTTGAAGAGGCGGGCTTGAAGAACGTGCAGGAAAGGCGAATCCTGTGTGACATTGGGAAGCTGGCGAAACCGGAGATGCGTGCTAGGAGTGCCAATGGCATTACAGGACCCGTGGCACCACTGACGGCCGTTGCGAGAAGCGTGTCAACTTCCTTCAGTGCTGAGCAACTTGATGCCTTGCCGGGACGGGTGAAGGCGGAGCTTGAGAATGAGGGTGCGAGGATTGAAGAAATAGTTGTCTGGGGTCAGCTTGTTTGA
- the psoD gene encoding Cytochrome P450 monooxygenase psoD, with product MELASSNSNTITDIFRNWAQQHGSVAQFSVMGAKQVVLSDEKIVKELFVKRGHRYSDRGAPHAVEYISMNQNPGFRPKDEGWRRQRNLMHSAVSITSINKYQILMDNEAIITLHALHESPLSFDKEFLRYSYSVLTSSLLGFSVRCASDTYIQQNEEFTAEIMKSFRPDCFPSNVFPFLRKMPFWLVPSLRTMERLRKEYVAQMWLFRSKIEKSVRDGSATESIYKHFLLNRGDYAVTDEESVHTFQGMIDGGTRSPHNNLLAFLFLMMEYPDWQRRLQEEVDHVVGKDRMPSHEDIPNLPTVRAIVKEGVRYRSIVAEMGITHCLSEDDFYEGYFFEKGTVFHAPFESILMDKETYPDGLLFNPARWLEPSYPTYKEPLTTYPNCHNFPAFGYGRRACPGVEFAERTLVIIIAKLGWAVNIRWPRDEFGKELREKLRYEPVPAPRPMKFGCSIEARDPDRIKVVQRAVEKLNEEYHSA from the exons ATGGAACTGGCTTCATCCAATAGCAATACAATCACTGATATCTTTCGCAATTGGGCTCAGCAGCATGGTTCTGTGGCGCAATTCAGCGTCATGGGGGCGAAGCAAGTGGTTCTATCTGATGAGAAGATTGTGAAGGAGCTATTTGTCAAGAGGGGACATAGGTATTCTGATCGAGGAGCCCCTCATGCAGTGGAATATATATCAATGAATCAAAACCCGGGTTTCCGACCCAAGGACG AGGGCTGGCGTCGTCAGAGAAACTTGATGCACAGCGCGGTCTCCATCACCTCCATTAATAAATACCAAATATTAATGGACAATGAAGCAATCATCACTCTTCATGCGTTGCATGAATCACCGCTGTCATTTGACAAAGAATTTCTACGGTACTCTTACTCCGTCCTCACCAGTTCGCTGCTTGGATTCTCAGTGCGCTGCGCCTCTGACACTTATATTCAACAAAACGAAGAATTCACTGCCGAAATCATGAAGTCTTTCCGCCCAGATTGCTTTCCCAGTAACGTGTTCCCATTTCTGAGAAAAATGCCCTTCTGGCTGGTCCCAAGTTTGAGAACAATGGAGAGACTTAGAAAGGAGTACGTTGCGCAAATGTGGTTGTTCAGGAGCAAGATCGAGAAGAGTGTCAGAGACGGTTCAGCAACGGAGTCTATCTACAAGCACTTCCTCTTGAACCGGGGCGATTACGCCGTTACGGACGAAGAATCTGTTCATACATTTCAAGGCATGATAGACGGTGGGACGCGCTCTCCTCATAACAACTTGCTCGCATTCCTGTTCTTGATGATGGAGTATCCGGACTGGCAGAGGAGGCTTCAGGAGGAAGTGGACCATGTCGTTGGAAAAGATAGGATGCCAAGCCATGAGGATATTCCCAACCTACCTACAGTGAGAGCCATAGTGAAAGAGGGAGTCCGATACAGGAGCATAGTGGCAGAAATGGGCATAACCCATTGCCTCAGTGAGGATGATTTTTACGAGGGCTACTTTTTTGAAAAGGGAACAGTGTTCCACGCGCCATTCGA ATCTATCCTCATGGATAAGGAAACATATCCGGACGGACTCCTGTTCAACCCTGCACGCTGGCTTGAACCCAGCTATCCAACCTACAAGGAACCTTTAACTACTTACCCAAATTGCCACAATTTTCCAGCTTTTGGGTATGGCAGACGAGCTTGCCCAGGAGTCGAGTTTGCGGAACGCACCTTGGTCATCATAATTGCCAAATTGGGATGGGCAGTAAACATCCGGTGGCCTCGGGACGAATTTGGTAAAGAGCTTCGGGAGAAGCTTCGGTATGAGCCGGTGCCCGCCCCGAGACCTATGAAGTTTGGCTGCAGCATCGAGGCTCGGGACCCAGACCGGATCAAGGTTGTTCAGAGGGCAGTTGAGAAATTGAATGAGGAATATCATTCGGCGTAA